One window from the genome of Grus americana isolate bGruAme1 chromosome 2, bGruAme1.mat, whole genome shotgun sequence encodes:
- the RPL15 gene encoding 60S ribosomal protein L15 — protein MGAYKYIQELWRKKQSDVMRFLLRVRCWQYRQLSALHRAPRPTRPDKARRLGYKAKQGYVIYRVRVRRGGRKRPVPKGATYGKPVHHGVNQLKFARSLQSVAEERAGRHCGALRVLNSYWVGEDSTYKFFEVILIDPFHKTIRRNPDTQWITKPVHKHREMRGLTSAGRKSRGLGKGHKFHHTIGGSRRAAWRRRNTLQLHRYR, from the exons ATGGGTGCCTACAAGTACATCCAGGAGCTATGGAGGAAAAAGCAGTCGGATGTGATGCGATTCCTCCTTCGTGTCCGCTGTTGGCAGTATCGCCAGCTGTCTGCCTTGCACCgagctccccggcccaccagaCCAGACAAAGCTCGCAGGCTGGGATATAAGGCCAAGCAAG GTTACGTTATCTACCGTGTCCGTGTTCGCCGTGGTGGTCGTAAACGCCCAGTCCCGAAAGGTGCAACCTATGGTAAACCTGTGCATCATGGCGTTAACCAGCTGAAGTTTGCCCGGAGTCTTCAGTCTGTAGCAGAG gAACGTGCTGGCCGGCACTGTGGGGCTCTGAGAGTCTTGAACTCATATTGGGTGGGTGAAGATTCCACTTACAAGTTTTTCGAAGTGATCCTGATTGATCCATTCCATAAGACCATCAGGCGCAACCCTGATACCCAATGGATCACCAAGCCTGTCCACAAGCACAGAGAGATGCGTGGGCTGACATCGGCTGGGCGGAAGAGTCGTGGTCTTGGCAAGGGCCACAAATTCCACCACACCATTGGTGGTTCACGTCGTGCTGCCTGGAGAAGACGCAATACCCTGCAGCTGCACCGTTACCGTTAA